A genomic stretch from Bacillus sp. N1-1 includes:
- a CDS encoding methionine gamma-lyase family protein: MFMNFTHQEELKTLSQQAEEKIQPVLREIDARVEANQYRVLEAFHKNRISDFHFTPSTGYGYDDTGRDTLEQLYADVFGGNAGLVRPQIVSGTHAISTALFGVLRPNDELLYITGAPYDTLEEIVGTRGEGKGSLKDFHIGYQAIPLANGAVDFDAVERAITPQTKMIGIQRSKGYANRPSFTIAEIKKMIAFVKSIKEDVIVFVDNCYGEFVEEQEPCHVGADLIAGSLIKNPGAGIVKTGGYLVGREDLIELCGYRLTSPGIGREVGASLYSLQEMYQGIFLAPHTVGQAVKGAVYSSALLEEAGFNTTPHWNSKRTDLIQSVQFDDRERMVAFCQAIQAASPVNAHVRPEPAYMPGYEDDVIMAAGTFIQGASLELSADGPLRPPYVAYVQGGLTFEHVKISVLRAVDDLLKKGLITVS; encoded by the coding sequence ATGTTTATGAATTTTACCCATCAAGAAGAACTAAAAACACTATCACAGCAGGCTGAAGAAAAGATCCAGCCAGTTTTAAGAGAAATCGATGCGCGAGTTGAAGCGAATCAATACCGCGTTCTTGAGGCATTTCACAAAAATCGCATTAGCGACTTTCATTTCACACCATCTACAGGCTACGGCTATGACGATACGGGAAGAGATACGCTAGAACAGCTTTATGCGGACGTATTCGGTGGAAACGCAGGACTCGTGAGACCTCAAATCGTCTCCGGTACACATGCGATTTCAACCGCACTTTTCGGCGTACTGCGTCCAAACGATGAGCTCCTTTATATTACGGGAGCGCCGTATGATACGTTAGAAGAAATTGTTGGAACGCGCGGCGAAGGCAAGGGATCGCTAAAGGATTTCCACATCGGCTATCAAGCCATTCCGTTAGCGAATGGAGCGGTAGATTTTGACGCTGTCGAGAGGGCCATCACCCCGCAAACGAAAATGATTGGGATTCAGCGCTCGAAAGGGTATGCAAATCGGCCATCTTTTACAATCGCAGAAATTAAAAAAATGATTGCTTTTGTTAAATCGATCAAAGAAGATGTGATTGTTTTCGTGGATAACTGTTACGGAGAGTTTGTTGAAGAGCAGGAGCCATGTCACGTTGGTGCAGATCTCATTGCAGGATCTTTAATTAAAAACCCTGGAGCAGGTATCGTCAAAACTGGCGGTTACCTTGTAGGGAGAGAAGATTTAATTGAGCTTTGCGGCTATCGCTTAACGTCCCCTGGAATCGGAAGAGAAGTAGGTGCATCGCTTTATTCGTTACAGGAAATGTATCAAGGCATCTTTCTCGCACCACACACGGTTGGTCAAGCGGTCAAAGGCGCTGTCTATAGCTCAGCGCTCCTTGAAGAAGCAGGGTTCAACACAACACCTCACTGGAACAGCAAGCGAACCGACCTCATTCAATCGGTTCAGTTCGATGACAGAGAGCGAATGGTTGCGTTTTGTCAGGCGATTCAGGCGGCATCTCCGGTCAATGCACACGTTCGTCCTGAACCTGCCTATATGCCAGGATACGAGGATGATGTCATCATGGCAGCGGGAACGTTTATTCAAGGAGCTAGCCTTGAATTATCAGCTGACGGACCGTTAAGACCGCCTTACGTTGCGTACGTTCAAGGCGGCCTAACGTTTGAACACGTGAAAATCAGCGTCCTTCGTGCCGTTGATGATTTGTTGAAAAAAGGTTTGATTACTGTTTCATAA
- a CDS encoding tyrosine-type recombinase/integrase: MELFNQPLPDFLEAYLQSLERKGRKASTLRRYRYDLVDFTVWHRTLHRKVDFENFRNLTTEQLQEYIRYLHLERHYSERTLKRIMTVLNQVYRYYMSLNRTKTNPMKEVVLPTNEDAGYLETDFLQEEEAQKLLETIVSLEDLTDNQLRAREFLIDRNLIIARLFLNYGLTLQELSALSMKDLSFEQNELIVTSASGKRTVHLNPEHKKILFDYYHTIPAPVRPRLHSDDPLFVSFDFQRQTYRWSYEVDRPKRLTEIAIQKMIRLEVQRAGLRKGVSAQHMRRTCVIKAIENDLSVDQLRMQFGLKADLTLKRYFDYMEKQQMSS, encoded by the coding sequence ATGGAGCTTTTTAATCAGCCGCTTCCAGACTTTCTAGAAGCGTACCTGCAGTCGCTCGAACGAAAGGGACGCAAGGCATCTACACTCCGGCGCTATCGCTATGACCTCGTTGATTTTACCGTCTGGCATCGTACTCTCCATCGAAAGGTCGATTTCGAGAACTTTCGTAATCTAACAACGGAGCAGCTACAGGAGTATATTCGCTATTTGCACCTTGAGCGTCACTATTCAGAACGAACATTAAAGAGAATTATGACTGTACTAAATCAAGTATATCGTTATTATATGTCGTTAAATCGAACAAAGACCAATCCAATGAAAGAAGTCGTCCTACCTACGAATGAAGATGCCGGTTATCTCGAGACAGATTTTCTCCAAGAAGAAGAAGCTCAAAAACTTCTTGAGACGATCGTGTCACTTGAAGATTTAACGGACAACCAGCTAAGAGCACGCGAATTTCTAATTGATCGGAATTTGATCATTGCCAGGCTTTTCCTCAATTACGGTTTAACGTTACAAGAGCTATCTGCTCTTTCTATGAAAGATCTATCTTTCGAACAAAATGAACTAATCGTCACTTCGGCTTCCGGAAAACGCACCGTTCATCTAAATCCTGAGCATAAGAAAATTTTGTTCGATTATTATCATACGATTCCCGCGCCCGTTAGACCAAGGCTGCATAGCGATGATCCGCTGTTTGTTTCATTTGATTTTCAGCGCCAAACGTATCGCTGGAGTTATGAAGTGGATCGCCCGAAGCGCCTAACCGAAATCGCGATTCAAAAAATGATTCGCCTTGAAGTTCAGCGTGCCGGCTTGCGAAAAGGCGTATCTGCTCAGCATATGAGACGAACATGCGTCATTAAAGCCATTGAAAATGATCTTTCCGTCGACCAGCTGCGCATGCAGTTTGGATTAAAAGCCGATCTCACACTGAAACGCTATTTCGATTATATGGAAAAACAACAAATGTCATCCTAG
- the spoVK gene encoding stage V sporulation protein K, producing the protein MVQQTVTQRKGQINIVLRQTEGLQETADAALSQATKKHMPLERIQQEMEQLIGLKEMKYLLKEVYAWLYVNKCREENGLKQNTQALHMMFKGNPGTGKTTVARLLGTLFLEMNVLSKGHLIEVERADLVGEYIGHTAQKTRELVKKAKGGILFIDEAYSLARGGEKDFGKEAIDTLVKAMEDHHKDFILILAGYSDEMEHFLSLNPGLPSRFPLVIDFPDYSNEQLLEIAKKMAAERQYRFSRETEWKLKQSFVKKRERETSAFSNGRFVRNIIEKAIRKQAVRLLQADVIDRSALELLLPEDIPIED; encoded by the coding sequence ATCGTGCAGCAAACCGTAACGCAGCGAAAAGGTCAAATTAATATCGTCCTTCGTCAAACGGAAGGACTACAAGAGACGGCGGATGCCGCATTAAGTCAAGCAACGAAAAAGCATATGCCGCTTGAGCGAATTCAGCAGGAAATGGAACAGCTAATCGGGTTAAAAGAAATGAAATACTTACTAAAAGAAGTCTATGCGTGGCTTTATGTGAACAAGTGCAGAGAAGAAAATGGCTTAAAACAAAATACGCAGGCGCTTCACATGATGTTCAAAGGAAATCCCGGCACAGGGAAAACAACGGTAGCCCGCCTGTTAGGAACGCTTTTTCTTGAGATGAACGTTCTTTCTAAGGGACATCTGATTGAAGTGGAGCGGGCCGATCTTGTTGGGGAATACATTGGTCATACCGCTCAAAAAACGAGAGAGCTTGTTAAGAAAGCAAAAGGTGGCATTCTATTTATCGATGAAGCGTATTCGCTTGCGCGTGGAGGCGAGAAGGATTTTGGAAAAGAAGCGATCGATACGCTTGTGAAGGCGATGGAAGATCATCATAAAGACTTTATCCTGATTCTAGCGGGCTATTCAGATGAAATGGAGCACTTTCTCTCGCTAAATCCTGGCTTGCCGTCACGGTTTCCACTTGTGATTGACTTTCCGGATTATTCAAATGAGCAGCTGCTTGAGATCGCAAAAAAGATGGCGGCAGAGAGACAGTACCGGTTTTCAAGAGAGACAGAGTGGAAGCTAAAGCAAAGCTTTGTGAAGAAGCGTGAGCGGGAAACAAGTGCATTTAGCAACGGTCGCTTTGTTCGGAACATCATTGAAAAAGCGATCCGTAAGCAGGCGGTCCGCTTACTTCAGGCAGACGTCATTGATCGCTCGGCGCTCGAGCTGCTCTTACCAGAAGACATCCCTATAGAAGATTAA
- a CDS encoding NUDIX domain-containing protein, protein MDYIQHLRSMVGHEKVIMVVAGAMVFDTENRLLLQLRTDSESWGLPGGFMDLNESVQETARREVLEETGLVLKEMSLFGIYSGSDKEKTFDNGDFH, encoded by the coding sequence ATGGATTACATACAGCACTTACGCTCAATGGTAGGTCACGAGAAAGTGATTATGGTCGTCGCAGGGGCAATGGTTTTCGATACGGAGAATCGCTTGTTGCTGCAGCTTCGTACCGATAGCGAGTCGTGGGGTCTACCAGGTGGGTTTATGGACCTTAACGAATCAGTACAGGAAACGGCAAGAAGAGAAGTGTTGGAAGAGACTGGACTTGTGCTAAAAGAGATGTCACTCTTTGGTATCTACTCGGGATCCGATAAAGAGAAAACGTTTGATAATGGCGATTTTCATTAA
- the glnA gene encoding type I glutamate--ammonia ligase, producing the protein MANKFTADDIKKMAQDENVKFIRLQFTDLLGIIKNVEIPVDQLEKALDNKMMFDGSSIEGFVRIEESDMYLYPDLDSWVVFPWSSEKGRVARLICDIYSPDGTPFEGDPRSVLKRVLKEMEELGFSDFNIGPEPEFFLFKMDENGEPTLELNDKGGYFDLAPTDLGENCRRDIVLELEDMGFEIEASHHEVAPGQHEIDFKYADALTTCDNIQTFKLAVKTIARQHGLHATFMPKPLFGVNGSGMHANMSLFKDGENAFYEPKNEIGLSETARQFIAGTMKHAEAFTAITNPTINSYKRLVPGYEAPCYVAWSLRNRSPLIRVPASRGISTRIEVRSVDPSANPYLAMAALLAAGLDGIKNKMTPPAPTERNIYVMDKQERVEEGITDLPATLHDALELLKKDEVMMKALGEHAAEHFIEAKEIEWDMFRTQVHPWEREQYMTTY; encoded by the coding sequence ATGGCGAACAAATTCACAGCAGACGATATTAAGAAAATGGCGCAGGACGAGAACGTTAAGTTCATTCGCTTGCAGTTTACTGACCTACTAGGGATTATTAAGAACGTTGAAATTCCAGTTGATCAGCTTGAGAAAGCTCTTGATAATAAAATGATGTTTGACGGTTCTTCGATCGAAGGTTTCGTACGCATCGAGGAATCCGATATGTATCTTTACCCGGATCTTGATTCATGGGTAGTCTTCCCATGGTCTTCTGAAAAAGGAAGAGTTGCTCGTCTTATTTGTGACATCTACAGCCCAGACGGCACGCCGTTCGAAGGGGATCCTCGTTCAGTTCTAAAACGCGTTCTAAAAGAAATGGAAGAGCTTGGCTTCTCTGACTTCAACATTGGACCAGAGCCAGAATTCTTCCTATTCAAAATGGACGAAAACGGTGAACCAACGCTTGAACTTAATGACAAAGGTGGATACTTCGACCTTGCGCCAACAGACCTTGGTGAAAACTGCCGTCGTGATATCGTTCTTGAGCTAGAAGACATGGGCTTTGAAATCGAAGCATCTCACCATGAAGTAGCGCCAGGACAGCACGAAATTGACTTTAAATACGCTGATGCTCTTACAACGTGTGACAACATCCAGACGTTTAAGCTAGCAGTTAAAACAATTGCTCGTCAGCACGGTCTGCACGCAACGTTCATGCCAAAGCCACTTTTCGGTGTTAACGGATCTGGGATGCATGCGAACATGTCCCTCTTTAAAGATGGAGAAAATGCATTCTACGAGCCGAAAAATGAGATTGGTCTAAGCGAAACAGCACGTCAATTCATTGCTGGAACAATGAAGCATGCTGAAGCATTCACAGCGATCACAAACCCAACAATTAACTCTTACAAGCGTCTAGTACCTGGATACGAAGCTCCTTGCTACGTAGCATGGTCTCTTCGTAACCGTAGCCCGCTTATCCGTGTTCCTGCTTCCCGCGGAATCAGCACACGTATCGAAGTACGTAGCGTAGATCCATCTGCGAACCCGTACCTTGCAATGGCAGCACTACTTGCAGCTGGACTTGACGGCATCAAGAACAAAATGACGCCACCAGCGCCAACAGAGCGCAATATCTACGTGATGGATAAGCAAGAACGTGTAGAAGAAGGCATTACAGACCTTCCAGCAACACTACACGATGCGCTTGAACTTCTTAAGAAAGACGAAGTGATGATGAAAGCACTAGGCGAGCACGCAGCCGAGCACTTTATCGAAGCAAAAGAGATCGAATGGGATATGTTCCGTACGCAAGTACACCCTTGGGAACGCGAACAGTATATGACGACTTATTAA
- a CDS encoding PAS domain S-box protein, with amino-acid sequence MIEKIEDIDYRQIMDFSLDPLIIHSELRIIDINRVAEEFFRASKEDLIGASPLDIFQESSKASIEKRIHSAYMEPANVIEETIYRLDGTTVDVELYCHPVQIGDILAIQTYVKDITERKNAEKKQKEIINQVNELSATVVPLLNGIGVLPLVGSFDEERARQLLEDIPTKVQNKHIQYLIIDFSGIYTLDHIVTKHLFQIYRVLSLLGVHPIFTGIRPELAPIAAQIDTRLSSIPTKTTVKDALHSLGIQIEQQKTP; translated from the coding sequence TTGATAGAAAAAATAGAAGATATTGATTACCGTCAAATTATGGATTTTTCTCTTGACCCGCTAATTATACATTCAGAGCTTAGAATAATTGATATTAATCGTGTTGCAGAAGAGTTTTTTAGAGCTTCAAAAGAAGATCTTATAGGTGCTAGTCCTTTAGATATATTCCAAGAAAGTTCTAAGGCAAGTATAGAAAAAAGAATACATTCTGCATATATGGAACCAGCCAACGTCATCGAAGAAACAATTTATAGGCTTGATGGTACAACAGTCGATGTGGAATTATATTGTCATCCAGTACAAATAGGAGATATTTTAGCGATTCAGACTTATGTTAAGGATATAACTGAAAGAAAAAATGCTGAAAAGAAACAAAAAGAAATAATTAATCAAGTAAACGAATTATCTGCTACAGTTGTTCCACTTCTAAACGGTATTGGAGTACTTCCTTTGGTAGGTTCATTTGATGAAGAAAGGGCTAGACAGCTTTTAGAAGACATCCCTACTAAAGTACAAAACAAACACATACAATATTTAATCATTGATTTTTCTGGAATTTACACGTTAGACCATATTGTTACAAAACACCTCTTTCAAATTTATCGAGTACTATCACTACTTGGCGTGCATCCTATTTTCACAGGAATTAGACCTGAACTAGCACCAATTGCCGCACAGATTGATACAAGACTAAGCTCTATCCCCACAAAGACAACTGTTAAAGATGCACTTCACTCTTTAGGAATACAAATTGAACAGCAAAAAACTCCTTAA
- a CDS encoding CoA-disulfide reductase, translated as MSKKIVIVGGVAGGSTAAARLRRLDETAEIVMFDKGEYISYANCGLPYYIGGTIKDRKKLLVQTPESMAARYNFDIRTLSEVTRIDRAKKTISVHDLKSDQTYEETYDQLILSPGARPIVPPIPGLNEAKTLFTLRNIPDTDRIKAYVDKEKPSQAVVVGGGFIGVEMAENLSDLGMNVTLIEMANQIMPPLDYEMATIVHQHLKDKGINLILNDGVQAFENNGTKVLTVSGKEIDTDLIILSIGVRPENELAVHAGLSVGTRGGIQVNEYLQTSDPSIYAIGDAIEVTCYINKQPTMIPLAWPANRHGRLVADNIYGKKTPYKGTLGTSIAKVFDYAVATTGNNEKTLKSLCIAYEVVHVHPGSNAGYYPNASPIALKLIFDKETGKIFGAQAVGKDGVDKRIDVIATAIKGGLTVLDLPDLELAYAPPYSSAKDPVNMAGYVASNIVEGMMETVQWHEIDAIAENGGTLIDVRNPSEFNNGFIKGAVNLPVDQLRNHLHELPKNQTIFVHCQVGFRGYIATRILKENGFQAINLDGGYRTYEQVKRTSLI; from the coding sequence ATGAGTAAGAAAATTGTAATTGTTGGTGGCGTAGCTGGTGGCTCAACAGCAGCGGCTCGTTTAAGAAGATTAGATGAAACGGCAGAGATTGTCATGTTTGATAAAGGTGAGTATATTTCTTACGCCAACTGTGGGCTCCCTTATTATATAGGTGGAACGATTAAAGACCGCAAGAAACTACTCGTCCAAACACCAGAAAGCATGGCCGCAAGGTATAACTTTGATATTCGTACCTTGAGCGAAGTAACACGAATTGATCGCGCAAAGAAAACCATTTCTGTACATGATTTAAAATCTGATCAAACATACGAGGAAACTTATGACCAACTGATTCTTTCACCAGGAGCCCGTCCGATCGTTCCACCTATTCCCGGTCTTAACGAAGCAAAGACACTCTTTACGCTTCGCAATATTCCTGATACCGATCGGATCAAAGCTTATGTTGATAAAGAGAAGCCATCCCAAGCTGTTGTCGTGGGCGGTGGCTTTATCGGGGTTGAAATGGCAGAAAACTTGAGCGACCTTGGCATGAACGTCACACTGATTGAAATGGCAAATCAAATCATGCCACCACTCGATTATGAAATGGCCACAATCGTTCACCAGCACCTTAAAGATAAAGGCATTAACCTGATTTTAAATGACGGTGTACAGGCATTCGAAAACAATGGAACGAAAGTACTCACCGTAAGCGGAAAAGAAATCGATACAGATCTGATCATTTTGTCAATCGGCGTCCGCCCTGAAAATGAACTAGCTGTTCATGCCGGGTTATCTGTAGGTACACGAGGCGGAATTCAAGTAAACGAATACCTCCAAACGAGCGATCCTTCCATTTATGCGATTGGCGATGCCATCGAAGTAACATGTTATATTAACAAGCAACCAACCATGATTCCTTTAGCATGGCCAGCAAACAGACACGGACGACTCGTTGCTGATAACATTTACGGCAAAAAAACGCCGTATAAAGGGACACTTGGAACATCCATTGCCAAAGTATTTGACTATGCTGTTGCTACGACCGGTAATAATGAAAAAACCTTAAAAAGCCTTTGCATTGCTTATGAAGTCGTGCACGTTCATCCAGGTTCAAACGCCGGATATTATCCAAACGCCTCCCCTATTGCCTTGAAGCTCATTTTTGATAAAGAAACCGGAAAGATCTTCGGTGCTCAAGCAGTCGGTAAGGATGGCGTGGATAAGCGAATCGATGTAATCGCCACCGCGATTAAAGGAGGCTTAACCGTTCTCGACCTACCTGACTTAGAACTAGCCTACGCCCCACCTTACTCTTCAGCGAAAGATCCAGTGAATATGGCGGGATATGTAGCGAGTAATATCGTCGAAGGCATGATGGAAACCGTTCAGTGGCATGAGATTGATGCGATCGCGGAAAACGGCGGCACGCTTATAGACGTGCGAAACCCATCAGAGTTTAATAATGGTTTTATTAAAGGAGCTGTTAATCTTCCAGTTGATCAATTAAGAAATCACCTTCATGAACTACCGAAGAATCAAACAATTTTTGTACATTGTCAAGTTGGGTTTCGCGGTTATATTGCTACACGCATCCTTAAGGAAAATGGGTTTCAGGCAATTAATCTAGATGGCGGATACCGAACATATGAGCAGGTTAAGAGAACTAGTTTGATATAA
- the hfq gene encoding RNA chaperone Hfq, whose translation MKQQINIQDQFLNQLRKDNVFVTVYLLNGFQLKGTIKGFDNFTIILESDGKQQLIYKHAISTFAPQRSVEINFESDK comes from the coding sequence ATGAAGCAGCAAATTAACATCCAGGACCAATTCCTGAACCAATTAAGAAAAGACAACGTTTTTGTAACGGTATACCTGCTTAACGGATTTCAGCTAAAAGGGACAATTAAAGGATTTGATAATTTCACGATTATCCTTGAGTCCGATGGAAAACAGCAGTTGATTTACAAACACGCCATTTCTACGTTCGCTCCACAGCGATCCGTTGAAATAAATTTTGAATCTGACAAGTAA
- a CDS encoding sulfotransferase domain-containing protein has protein sequence MDQELHPFILNTIPKSGTHLLKQLLLGMNPNVITNNPHHVLYGAPEFNKNEDIERLNHMEANQFIHGHFYYMHFWKDLFDKNDLKQIFLIRDLRDIVLSYSYFIDKLPNHPLFKSFYENQTSTQDRCLTLINGMTDPKLNLVYPSIDTWFGSFQGWMELSNVLTVKYEDLNPSHPACDETLERIIAFLWEDGPMPMNKDEMIKQMIQSINPKSSPTFRKGKSGGWMNEFDKRCKHAFKERAGQILIDLGYEHDMEW, from the coding sequence TTGGATCAAGAGCTGCATCCTTTTATATTGAATACTATTCCTAAAAGTGGAACTCATTTATTGAAACAATTGTTACTTGGAATGAATCCCAATGTCATCACAAATAATCCACATCATGTTTTATATGGGGCGCCGGAATTTAATAAAAACGAAGATATCGAGCGATTAAATCACATGGAAGCGAATCAATTTATCCATGGCCACTTTTACTATATGCACTTCTGGAAAGATCTTTTTGATAAAAATGATTTGAAGCAAATTTTTTTAATTCGGGATTTGCGAGATATTGTCTTATCCTATAGTTATTTCATTGATAAACTACCAAATCATCCACTATTTAAATCCTTTTATGAAAATCAAACATCCACGCAGGATCGCTGTCTTACTCTAATTAATGGAATGACTGATCCAAAGTTAAATTTAGTTTATCCTTCGATTGACACATGGTTTGGAAGCTTTCAAGGGTGGATGGAGTTGTCAAATGTCCTTACTGTCAAATATGAAGATCTTAATCCTTCGCATCCAGCGTGCGATGAAACCCTAGAAAGAATAATTGCATTTCTGTGGGAGGATGGGCCAATGCCAATGAATAAAGACGAGATGATCAAGCAAATGATTCAAAGTATAAATCCAAAAAGCTCTCCAACCTTTAGAAAAGGGAAATCAGGTGGATGGATGAATGAGTTTGATAAGCGATGTAAACATGCATTTAAAGAAAGAGCGGGACAGATCCTTATCGATTTAGGGTATGAACATGATATGGAGTGGTAG
- a CDS encoding NlpC/P60 family protein — protein sequence MNKSRLTARIASSTLVAAMVFSPVLSEGAFANVDSNDVKQSDSVSSSINILGSGDRGEAVTALQTELESLGYYTYHVDGIFGQITEDAVEDFQEDKGLTVDGIAGPEVMGALSTADNSGATEPTSDEAPTESVSQSDVVSTAKSLIGTPYVWGGTTPDGFDSSGFIQYVFNEAGVDISRTERDMWKYDGTEVESPVIGDVVFFEGTYDVEGASHSGIYIGDNKIIHAGSGGVEVTDLSYDFWQDHYLGVKSFK from the coding sequence ATGAACAAGTCTAGATTAACCGCACGAATTGCTTCATCTACTTTGGTGGCCGCGATGGTCTTTTCTCCGGTCTTAAGTGAAGGAGCTTTTGCTAATGTCGATTCAAATGACGTGAAGCAAAGCGATTCAGTTAGTTCATCAATTAACATTCTGGGTAGTGGGGATCGTGGCGAGGCTGTTACGGCGCTGCAAACAGAACTTGAATCACTCGGTTACTATACCTATCATGTCGATGGTATTTTTGGTCAGATCACAGAAGATGCTGTTGAAGATTTTCAAGAAGACAAGGGACTTACTGTTGACGGTATAGCTGGACCTGAGGTTATGGGTGCGCTATCTACTGCTGATAATTCCGGTGCTACTGAACCTACTTCAGATGAAGCACCTACTGAGTCCGTCTCGCAATCTGATGTTGTATCCACTGCGAAAAGCTTAATTGGAACGCCATATGTTTGGGGCGGCACAACACCAGACGGGTTTGACAGCAGTGGCTTCATCCAATATGTGTTTAACGAAGCTGGAGTCGACATATCACGAACGGAACGTGATATGTGGAAATATGACGGGACAGAAGTAGAGTCTCCGGTGATCGGGGATGTTGTCTTTTTTGAAGGCACTTATGATGTAGAAGGAGCTTCACATAGCGGAATCTATATCGGCGACAACAAAATCATCCACGCTGGTAGCGGCGGTGTAGAAGTCACTGATCTTAGCTACGACTTTTGGCAAGACCATTATTTAGGCGTTAAATCATTCAAATAA
- a CDS encoding cold-shock protein, translating to MAFFSKQQQEPIPEVDTDVWSCASGDCAGWMRADYSFSDTPACPLCGAEMMSEVRNLPEIK from the coding sequence ATGGCCTTTTTTTCAAAACAGCAGCAGGAACCTATTCCAGAAGTAGATACGGACGTCTGGTCTTGTGCGAGTGGAGATTGTGCTGGCTGGATGCGAGCCGATTACTCGTTTTCCGATACACCAGCTTGCCCTTTGTGTGGCGCTGAGATGATGAGTGAAGTTCGAAACCTACCAGAAATTAAATAA
- the hflX gene encoding GTPase HflX translates to MNKERIEAAEPAILIGIQLQNQTDEQFAYTMDELAALTETAGGVVEGTLSQKRERIHSATFIGKGKVEELASLIEEKEATIVIFNSELSPSQLRNLSEALDARVIDRTQLILDIFAQRARSREGMLQVELAQLQYMLPRLAGQGTSLSRLGGGIGTRGPGETKLETDRRYIRNRITDLKRQLDNTVKHRDQYRARRKRNETLQVALVGYTNAGKSTIFNRLTKADSYEEDKLFATLDPMTRQLKLPNGYNVLLTDTVGFIQDLPTTLVASFKSTLEEATEADLILHVIDASHPDRERHEEIVLKLLKDLKASHIPVLTVFNKIDRADPSVQSSVNEQILISALKQADLKRLNDRLQSEVLKQMEYFSISINADQGDKLAYLQRNTVLIERKWDEEKDHYRCKGYAPEHLYKRIINEWNND, encoded by the coding sequence TTGAATAAAGAACGAATTGAAGCAGCTGAACCGGCGATTTTGATCGGCATTCAGCTTCAAAATCAAACAGATGAACAGTTTGCATATACGATGGATGAACTTGCGGCTCTAACAGAGACGGCAGGAGGCGTCGTGGAAGGAACGCTCTCACAAAAGCGTGAGCGTATTCATTCGGCAACGTTTATAGGAAAAGGGAAAGTTGAAGAGCTTGCGTCGTTAATTGAAGAAAAAGAAGCAACGATCGTTATCTTCAATAGTGAGCTCTCTCCTAGTCAGCTTCGAAACTTATCAGAAGCATTAGACGCAAGAGTAATTGACCGTACACAGCTCATTTTAGATATTTTCGCACAGCGAGCGAGATCACGAGAAGGCATGCTTCAGGTTGAGCTCGCTCAGCTTCAATACATGCTGCCGCGCCTTGCAGGACAGGGAACGTCCTTATCAAGGCTTGGAGGCGGTATTGGTACAAGAGGTCCAGGGGAAACGAAGCTTGAAACGGATCGTCGTTACATCCGGAACCGCATCACAGATCTGAAGCGACAGCTCGACAATACGGTCAAGCACCGGGATCAGTACCGCGCACGACGAAAGCGGAACGAAACGCTTCAAGTGGCGTTAGTCGGGTATACAAACGCGGGGAAATCAACGATTTTTAATCGACTAACGAAAGCCGATTCCTATGAAGAGGACAAGCTTTTTGCGACACTTGATCCGATGACAAGGCAGCTGAAGCTTCCGAATGGTTACAACGTGCTGTTAACAGACACGGTAGGATTCATTCAGGACCTCCCAACAACGCTTGTCGCGTCGTTTAAATCAACGCTTGAAGAAGCAACAGAAGCGGATTTAATTCTTCATGTCATTGATGCATCCCATCCCGATCGGGAGCGTCATGAAGAAATCGTGCTAAAGCTATTAAAGGATTTAAAAGCGTCGCACATTCCTGTCCTTACCGTATTTAATAAAATCGATCGAGCGGATCCGTCTGTGCAAAGTAGCGTGAATGAACAGATTCTCATCTCAGCTCTAAAGCAAGCTGATTTGAAGCGATTAAACGACCGTCTACAAAGCGAAGTGTTAAAGCAAATGGAGTACTTCTCGATTTCGATTAATGCGGACCAGGGCGATAAGCTCGCTTACTTGCAGCGAAATACTGTTTTGATTGAGCGGAAGTGGGATGAAGAAAAAGATCACTACAGATGTAAGGGATACGCCCCTGAACATTTATACAAGCGCATTATTAACGAGTGGAACAACGACTAG